In Pseudomonas hamedanensis, a single window of DNA contains:
- a CDS encoding mechanosensitive ion channel family protein yields the protein MEAFKLPLPAMWVEPIWLGVQILLILLAGYLAQRFVARVLTGLGQRYSFPPQLLMPLRGVLRWLIMGSALIFVLERLGVSATVLWTALSGFVAVAAVAFFAMWSVLSNLLCAVLIFTVGPFRLGDVVELVDTTDKPGVKGRVVAINLLYTTLIEAEELGTGSAMVQVPNSLFFQRSVRRWRGTDVFPSSGFEK from the coding sequence ATGGAAGCCTTCAAACTGCCGCTGCCGGCGATGTGGGTCGAGCCGATCTGGCTCGGTGTGCAGATTTTGTTGATCCTGCTGGCGGGCTACCTCGCCCAGCGCTTCGTCGCCAGAGTCCTGACCGGCCTGGGCCAGCGCTATTCGTTCCCGCCGCAGCTGCTGATGCCGCTGCGTGGCGTGCTGCGCTGGTTGATCATGGGCAGCGCGCTGATCTTTGTGCTGGAGCGTCTCGGGGTGTCGGCGACGGTGCTGTGGACGGCGCTGTCGGGGTTCGTCGCGGTGGCGGCGGTGGCGTTCTTCGCGATGTGGAGCGTGCTGTCGAACCTGCTCTGTGCGGTTCTGATCTTCACCGTCGGGCCGTTTCGCCTGGGCGACGTGGTCGAGCTGGTAGACACCACTGACAAGCCGGGCGTGAAAGGGCGGGTGGTGGCGATCAATCTGCTCTACACCACGTTGATCGAGGCGGAAGAGTTGGGCACGGGTAGCGCGATGGTGCAGGTGCCGAACAGCTTGTTCTTCCAGCGTTCGGTGCGGCGCTGGCGCGGGACGGATGTGTTTCCGTCGAGTGGCTTCGAGAAGTAA
- a CDS encoding ATP-binding cassette domain-containing protein, translated as MIRLQNLTLQRGPQRLLEDAELTLHAGHKAGLIGANGAGKSSLFALLRGELHPDSGDCLLPADWRIAHMRQEVDTLERLAVDYVLDGDLRLREVQRDLAAAEQAHDGTALARLHAELDSADGYTADARARKLLAGLGFTNEQMDRQVGDFSGGWRMRLNLAQALMCPSDLLLLDEPTNHLDLDAIIWLEDWLKNYPGTLLLISHDRDFLDEVVDHVAHVDQRKLTLYRGGYTAFERARAERLAQQQQAYEKQQAQRAHMESYIARFKAQATKARQAQSRIKALERMEELSAAHVDSPFDFVFRESTKISSPLIDLSDARLGYGDKTILEKVKLQLTPGARIGLLGPNGAGKSTLIKNLAGELEPLAGRLTRGESTVVGYFAQHQLDSLDSKASPLLHLQRLAPGEREQTLRDFLGGFDFRGARIDEPVLNFSGGEKARLALALIAWERPNLLLLDEPTNHLDLEMRLALTMALQEFSGAVLVVSHDRHLLKSTTDNFYLVADGKVEEFDGDLEDYARWLVEYRQRNAPVSNTPVNPDKTDKKAQRQAAAALRQQLAPHKREADKLEAELGKLHEKLAKVDASLGDSDIYEPARKNELRDLLAEQAKLKIREAELEEAWMQALETLESMQAELEALS; from the coding sequence ATGATCCGACTTCAGAACCTGACTTTACAGCGTGGCCCGCAACGTCTGCTAGAAGACGCCGAGCTGACCCTGCACGCCGGCCACAAAGCCGGCCTCATCGGCGCCAACGGTGCCGGCAAATCCAGCCTGTTCGCCTTGCTGCGCGGCGAGTTGCATCCGGACTCGGGCGACTGCCTGCTGCCGGCCGACTGGCGCATCGCGCACATGCGCCAGGAGGTCGACACCCTCGAGCGCCTGGCAGTCGACTATGTGCTCGATGGCGACCTGCGACTGCGCGAGGTGCAACGCGACCTCGCTGCCGCCGAGCAGGCCCACGACGGCACCGCACTGGCCCGTCTGCACGCCGAACTCGACAGCGCCGACGGCTACACCGCCGACGCGCGAGCGCGCAAGCTGCTCGCCGGGCTTGGGTTTACCAACGAGCAGATGGATCGTCAGGTCGGCGATTTCTCCGGTGGCTGGCGGATGCGTCTGAACCTGGCGCAAGCCTTGATGTGCCCCTCGGACCTGTTGCTGCTCGACGAACCGACCAACCACCTCGACCTCGATGCGATCATCTGGCTCGAAGACTGGCTGAAAAACTATCCGGGCACCTTGCTGCTGATTTCCCACGACCGCGACTTCCTCGACGAAGTCGTCGACCACGTGGCGCATGTCGATCAACGCAAACTGACGCTCTACCGTGGCGGCTACACCGCGTTCGAACGCGCCCGTGCCGAGCGTCTGGCCCAGCAGCAACAGGCCTACGAGAAGCAGCAGGCGCAACGTGCGCACATGGAAAGCTACATCGCTCGCTTCAAGGCTCAGGCGACCAAGGCCCGTCAGGCGCAGAGCCGGATCAAGGCACTGGAGCGCATGGAAGAACTGTCGGCGGCCCACGTCGATTCGCCGTTCGATTTCGTCTTCCGTGAGTCGACGAAAATCTCCAGTCCGCTGATCGATCTGTCCGATGCGCGCCTGGGCTACGGCGACAAAACCATCCTGGAGAAGGTCAAGTTGCAACTGACCCCGGGTGCACGGATTGGCCTGCTCGGGCCGAACGGTGCGGGTAAGTCGACACTGATCAAGAACCTCGCCGGCGAGCTGGAACCGCTGGCCGGGCGCCTGACCCGTGGCGAAAGCACCGTGGTCGGCTATTTCGCCCAGCATCAACTCGACTCGCTCGATTCCAAGGCCAGCCCGTTGCTGCACTTGCAGCGTCTGGCGCCGGGCGAGCGTGAGCAGACCCTGCGCGACTTCCTCGGTGGCTTTGACTTCCGTGGCGCGCGTATCGATGAGCCGGTGCTGAATTTCTCCGGTGGCGAGAAGGCGCGTCTGGCCCTCGCGTTGATCGCCTGGGAACGGCCGAATCTGCTGCTGCTCGACGAACCGACCAACCACCTTGACCTGGAAATGCGCCTGGCGCTCACAATGGCGTTGCAGGAATTCAGCGGCGCGGTGCTGGTGGTGTCCCACGATCGGCACTTGCTCAAGAGCACCACCGATAACTTCTATCTGGTCGCCGATGGCAAGGTCGAAGAATTCGACGGCGATCTCGAAGACTACGCACGCTGGCTGGTGGAATACCGTCAGCGCAATGCGCCGGTCAGCAACACGCCGGTCAACCCGGACAAGACCGACAAGAAAGCTCAGCGTCAGGCAGCAGCAGCGTTGCGCCAACAACTGGCCCCGCATAAACGCGAGGCCGACAAGCTTGAAGCCGAACTGGGCAAGCTCCACGAAAAACTCGCCAAGGTCGATGCCAGCCTCGGCGATAGCGATATCTACGAACCGGCGCGCAAGAACGAACTGCGTGATCTGCTGGCCGAGCAGGCCAAGCTGAAGATTCGTGAAGCCGAGCTGGAAGAGGCGTGGATGCAAGCGCTGGAAACGCTGGAAAGCATGCAGGCGGAGCTGGAGGCGTTGTCCTGA
- a CDS encoding TIGR02444 family protein — translation MSSDLWSFALNVYARPGVENACLQLQTAGANVCLLLCGLWLEHRGVACDEQRVRQLQALTEPWDRDVVQPLRAVRLQWKAAASKDALLQGMREQIKSLELEAERALLSRLEGMAQGWARNASGSVTWLEGLAGAAASPNRDALQVLRVAATGT, via the coding sequence ATGTCCTCTGACCTGTGGAGCTTTGCCCTTAATGTCTACGCCCGGCCGGGCGTCGAAAATGCTTGCCTGCAACTGCAAACGGCGGGGGCCAACGTCTGCCTGCTGTTGTGCGGCTTGTGGCTGGAACACCGTGGGGTCGCTTGCGATGAACAACGCGTGCGCCAGCTTCAGGCGCTGACCGAGCCCTGGGATCGCGACGTCGTGCAGCCACTGCGTGCAGTGCGCCTGCAATGGAAAGCCGCAGCCTCGAAAGATGCGCTGTTGCAAGGCATGCGCGAGCAAATCAAATCACTCGAACTTGAGGCAGAACGCGCGCTGCTGTCGCGGCTTGAGGGGATGGCGCAGGGGTGGGCGCGAAACGCCAGTGGTTCAGTGACCTGGCTTGAAGGCCTGGCCGGCGCTGCGGCCAGCCCGAACCGCGACGCGCTGCAAGTGCTGCGCGTCGCGGCGACCGGCACTTAG